From the genome of Chiloscyllium plagiosum isolate BGI_BamShark_2017 chromosome 13, ASM401019v2, whole genome shotgun sequence:
gttattcaccttatccatgcccctcatgattttataaacctctaaaaggtcatccctcagcctccgacgctccagggaaatcagccccagcctatcagcTTCTCCGTATAGCTCGCACCCTCCAACcgcggcaacatctttgtaaatcttttttgaaccctttccaatttcacAACAgttttcctataacagggagaccagaattgaacgtagaattccaaaagtggtcgaatcaatgtcctatacaatcgCAAAATgagtcccaactcctgtactcaatgtactgaccattaaaagcaagcataccaaactcctatGAGACATCGACATCTATGGCTCCCCATACCGGAcaggttaaaaaaatcacacaccagtttACAGTCCAACACGCTTATTTGgagacactagctttcgaagcgcttcGAAAAGTAATGcatccaaataaagctgttggactataacctggtgttgtgatttttaactttgtatacccaaCTCCAacaggcacctccaaatcatgacgtaATTGAAAAATGCAATGAGGTATTAAATGAAGTATTAAAACAATGAGGTATTAAAAATATGAACAGAAAGTAACACgttcagttcttttgtcaatTCTGCATTCAATCTCCAGCAAACCCATTGTTAAGAAGAACAAAAAAGACAATAATTACATTTACATGGAAGTAATGGATTTTAAAATGCAGTAAATGTGGAGCAAAGTATAATTGAACGCAACAATTTTACTATTGTATTCTGGTGTAATATTCGCGTACAAACCATCGTCGCGTTTAATGCTTATGAACACTTTCTCTcgccattcaggctgcttctttaAAATGAGAATACCGAACTCGGTGCATGGCTTTTTCTTTATTCAAGAAGCGAGTGTCATAATCAGGTTAAATGTATTCGACACCATTGATCTGGCCAATGTTTTACTGTGAATGACAAACGATTGCGACTCAAATCTCCATTAAGACCGATGTATAACACGTTTATTTCGAAAAGTAGACCGAAAAGATCCATGTTCTATAGCGCTGATACATACACCATTATAGAGCATGGTGTGAATTGGAAGGCTTCGCGTGTATTGTGATGATAATACTCTGCCGATTCGGAATTTGGATTCACTGTAAAATGTATAGGAATCAGCTCTTTTCACTAAATTTAGCAGTCTCGTTGGGCAGtatattttgtagaggaataacaTTTTTGGTCGTCCTAAAACGTAATTGAATTGTAAATAGCATCACGGACTTCTTTCTTTTCAATTAACCCGAGATACTTCAACTTTCTTCAAGAGATATAATGTTCCGTGATATGAACAGAACGAGAACAAAGTCCGCACAGGCGGGTGAAATCTCCTGGAACTTTTTGACCCTGATTCCAGACAGGACGCGTGGTGagtgatagagagaaagagacgggTTGGGGTGATGGTGGacggccggggggggggggggggggggtgtagacGGAGAAGAACAAGTGGCCTTGGCCTTGCCCCGCCCTTCCCGGTTCTGGGAGACTGGCTCACATTCACACAATATAGAAGGCTGGAGAGGAAAGTTCCCAAATGGGGAAACACTGGTCTCTCTTCACACTGTTATCGGGCCACTTCTGATAACGTCGAGAACAATTCAATATGCTCGCGAACAGCACTTCCCCGTTTCAGAAATTTAAGGCTGAATTAATCAGTACGTTATTTATGGATATTTTGCTGTCGGAGTGTTCCTGCAATTGTCTATGGGTAACACAATTTTCTGTTCACCCATTAGATTTGCACCCCCGTCCCTGGCAAGGGTCACACTTCCTCGAATAATGTCTCAACGCAATTTAAAAGTTCACAACAGAAGGAATGAACAGGATGCTACATATAAACTGACCAATGTTAACACAGAGAATCATTCCGCTATGATCCCACTGGCATGCTTTTCATGTGCTGGACAGCAGAGAAGAAAATTGTTCAATCTCGCAGCGGCAATTTAGCAGGCATTCCTCGTAATTTATTTGGTGGGAGGCACACAGTTCGCTCTATTATCAGAATTATTTCTCAAGCCAACCATCCTTGAATACTGATGATATATGTTGAAAGCCAGAATCGGGTACGCCTGTTTGGTCTAAACAAAAGATTTCAGCGACAGCTGCAGGATTCGCTGGCCAGGTTGCATAATGACTGCACCCAATTACGTTCATGGCAAGCAGCCAAcacaacaggggaaaaaaaaactttcgaATTGTAACCTTGATGCTCATTGCGGAATTTAtttcatctctgcaccaactTCTCGAATTATCAACTGAAAAGTCCATAAAATTAATTACCACTCGAGGCGTTTTACAGCCTCGGTTCCTATCGAAACCAGGCTTTGTTTTCAGCAGTAAATAACTTGCTATatccaataaataaataaatcaagtaAATACGTTAATGTTTTAGTCACATTAATTCACTTGGTATTTGGCGGTGGACTAACATCATTTGTTGAACATTTAAAAGCGCGTACAATGATGTGCCGGCTTCATTTTTTGCTGTTTATTCCCTCCAATATAGAGACCAAACATATTTACATTGCACTCACATGTCATCGATAATACAGTGAGACGCCAAAACGTGCAAAATACACATGAACTCAAAGCGGTAAGACATCACATTCAGCTCAGGATTCAAATATGTTTGAAAGAACTGTAGCCGAAACCATTGCTGGTTCGTTTGGGCCCTCCCCCACCCCGTCCCGCCCCGCCCCGCCCCGCACCGATTCACACCAAATAGCCCCCACTAGAGGATTTAAACTGCAGTGttagagagactgagtgataaaAGTACAGCATGGGCGAGCGGGCAGCCTCTGAGCCAATGTAAAGTCATTTCTATTGTATTTCAGTAAAACATTCCCATACAAACTGCAAACAGTTCGAGGCTATTTCTAAAGGATGGAAAATACTCATTATccttttccagtctgaaaaatacgcTGAACAATATTATGTGCGTTTATTATTCTAGTAAAACAAAATAGCTGCAAGTTAAAAGGGGTACGATTTACATAATTGATCTGACAAGAGCTTTTAAAATAGGGAACACATGACTTATGCTGATTTTGTACCGAGCAAACCACTTTTGCAGAAACTAGTGCATGGTTGGGTGGGGTGTGTCAGTGTGGGGGCGGAGGGATGGATAGATTTACTTTGAATATAACAAATATGACAGATATACGCTACCAGCAgtgaaaaaggaaaacaaatgaagCAAGAGCTAACACCTGTCGCTTGCTCTTTAGGGATCGACTAATGCTCTTACTGGATTCACTCTGGCGGGAGGCTGCAGCTGCTCTCAGCATCATGTTACATTTCACCTACAAACCCAGAATTTTGTCCTAGCGTAGGGCTGAACAATAAAGAATGAAAAGATATTCAATACTAGACGCCCTCCTTGCCTGATTTCAAATACAAAATTAAGCAGGTGGTTAACTTTAAACCTCAGATATCAACATTGTCGGTAATGATATTGCTTCACGTATTTTTAGTCTTATTTTTGTTACCCAGTGCAGTTGTACCTGTTTGTCTGGAGGGCGCTTCCTTACCCTGACACTTCTGCCTAGAAGCGCATAAAAGAATAATAAATGTTTTCGAGACTGCAACACTGGCCATTTTTACCGAGTCGAgcctattttgtttaattttgcgTCGCCTGGTATGGAATTGATAGTCAACGCTGTGAAAACGTGAGGGCGGCGTGGCGTTATGTTTTaaatgggaaagaaaaaaaaatgtccagttttgttagggtgcAGTTGCATAACAAATAACTTTAAAAGTCCCATTTTCTCACGTGGCCAGCCGGAGGCTGACAGCAGGCAGAGTACAGCTCAGAACCTGACACAAAGCCTTGCACTGCCATTGGGTAAGCTAATGACCTCTAGGCGTCCCCGGGACCCGCCGCTCTCCACTCATTCAAATGCAAACGGCAGGGTATAAATAGAGAGATTGCCAACAGCAGGCGAGACTGAATAAAAAGGAGATTGTACGCGTACCAGCTGCTAGCAGAAAAAAAACGTGCTTGCGGGTGGGAggatttcccctttttcttttgtgtcattaaaaaaaaattgggaaggCTGTTGTTACCCGAAACAACATGGCTCCATCGTGCAAACCCAGCAAACCTGGTTCTCTCAGGGATGAAGGGGACTATTACACGGTGAAAGAAGATCGGAAGGTAAGTCGGTGCAGTTACTGAGCGGGAGGGAAGTGTGTGGTATTAAGTCGCCGGGTCTTGCAATGTGCATGGTTTGCAATAAATACCGTTCTCACCCCGCGCTTTTCCCTTGCCCCTCCCGATTTCAGACTCGCAAGCCACTGATCGAGAAAAAGAGAAGAGCCCGCATTAACGAAAGCTTGCAAGAACTGAGACTGATCCTGGCGGATACGGAAGTGAGTTTTAAGTTGTACTGATGggggagaaacaaaaaaaaagtccttcagATTTCAGTAAATGATTTCAAAATCTAAAATGTGCTCAATATTCTCCAGCTGCAGTCGAAAATGGAGAATGCGGAGGTCCTGGAGATGACCGTGAAACGTGTGCAAAACATACTTCGCAACAGAAATGTAGGTGAGTACTGCGTGGAATATCCGTCTGTAAGAAGGGGAGTGCACCCTGGACAAACGCTGCTGCTGCACAGCCCCATCCAGGCGAGCATTACATTTCCGTGGTAAAGTTGTGGCGATGGGAAGTGAcctttttcttttctcccttttCTTCCTACTTGGCAGAAACAGACAGGTTTAACCAGGAAGCGAACGAGAGGTTTGCAGCTGGCTACATCCAGTGCATGCATGAGGTGCACACTTTCGTCTCAAACTGCCCCGGGATCGACTCTGCAGTGGCCGCCGAGTTACTGAACCACCTTTTGGAGTCTATGCCATTGAGCGAAGACCACTTTCAGGATTTACTGGGCGAGTTAATGGCCGAGACTGGCTCCTCCGGCGTTTGGCCTGGGCCTGATGATGTGTGCCATTTATTGGCGTCCCCCGGAGGTGGCATCCagagcagtccctcagcactgtctccctCATCCACTGCTTCCAGCGATGACCTGTGCTCCGATCTGGATGAAGGGGACTCGCCTGCTGCCGGACAGAGTCCTTTGCTGCAAGAAAAGGTCGACAACTCTCGGACAGAGAGCACGTCTCCTGTAATGTATTCGAAATCGGTCTGGAGGCCGTGGTAACGGAATGGATCCAAGTCAAATAACAGAGCTACCTAGTTTGAATGGGACATCGGTTCTCCCGTTTTAAAAGCCAGTAGCAAGTCATCACTACCTTCAATGAGCAATACTGAGTGTGTAACAAGTACAGCAATTATGTTTAataaggaaataaatacaatgaaaGAAACTGAACGAAAACTAGCACTGGGAATATCACAAAACAATTGGCCGATATCCTAGATTGAAGGTTAGCTATTTTAGGTACTGTCATGCATTTCTAATGGAATTAGCGCCTCCAGATCAAGAATTCTTAGGAACAGAAAAATGAAAGCGCTTCGATAAAGCACGAcgtttaaatatttttttttacatttttgaagTGCAAATATGCTCGTGCACACATGAATGAACATGTAAAATACTCTACTTTTAGTGGTAAAACAAAGTTTAATATTCCCTTAAAGGGATTAATTCGGAGCTAGAATTATTGGTAACAGGGTCCACAGTTCCTCCCTTCAGTGAAGGAAGACAGACTGAATTAGATTTGTGCAAGACATAAAGGTTAGATGTAAATGTTCTTATTAATTCTAGGGAAATGCCTTTAGGAAACTTGTATACCTGATCCCTGTGCATTTGAGCCCCGTTACATTGGCAATGTTATGCTAGCACATTAACCTTTTTTTAATTGTACGTATATATGTCTGTCATGTAAGTGGAATTTTGTTATGTTTTGTCGTTTAAATAAACTTTTACCACTTGTTAAAGAATGATTATTTACTAACCTATAAGTACACAACTTTTTATGCCATTAAACGAAGTACAGATGCAATGGCACTTAGCTTGCTATATGATGAACTCTACCAATGCAATTATTTGGATTTGATATTGTACAAAGTTATTATTTAAAAGCAGTCTTGCATTTGTCATGCTATGCTCAAGCCAAGCACCAAATTAGAATGACTTTTAGATACCAGGATGTAAATGTATGCTTGTTTTAGAGCTGAGGTGCAATTAACATAATATACATTTTCCAACTAAGAGTCAAATTTAATGTTATTTGCTAAATACAATACCATGTAAATTAAGGCAGAATTTAATAATGATGCATTACCTAATGGCTCGGTCTGAAGAGCTCACTAACATTTCTCAAGAACTAAACAATGTTTATGTAAGGGATGGAATCCAAATTGTGAAATAATATGACTACTTAAATCATTTAAGTTAGTAAAGTGcaaaaacatttcatttaaaTTCAATATGATTTAGGTGGCTCTGTGAAACAAATCTAATTGGGTTTATCCAAATGGGAGTGTGTACTGTGTTAGGCTTCACCATGTGTTGGCACTTTCAACTCCCATGCTAAGGCTTCGAATGTACATTGACTTGAATGCCTCTCTTGTCTGTTCCAGTTGCTAATTACCAGATAATTTATCTAACATCCTGCAGAAATTTACTCCAATTAATTGTGGGAATTCTGAAGACATTGTTTTCAGTAGCTACTCCAGACTCTATTCCCTTGTTACCAACCCCATCCTCCCCTCACACTAGCTGAGATGAAATAGTTTGCTCTCATCCCTTGATCATGAGATGATCTTTAGATCTCAAATTCAAGCCATCACTAAGAACACCTATTTCTACCTATAATATTGCCCAACTTCACCCTGTCTCGagctgctgaaatccacattcccCCTTTACACCTGATGATTTTTAAGCATACCAGTTGGCCTATTTCTCTCCATAAACATGAAGTCATTATGATTCTATTGCTTTTGCATCACCATTCCCATATTGACTCCCTGCTTTCTGACTTACATTGGCTCTTCGTAAAGCAAAACTTGCCTCTAAATTCCttgtccttgttttcaaatctcgcCATGGCCTCACTCtatatatgaggagaaagtgaggtctgcagatgctggagatcagagatggaaatgtgttgctggaaaagcgcagcaggNNNNNNNNNNNNNNNNNNNNNNNNNNNNctcctgttccctagatgctgcctgacctgctgcgcttttccagcaacacatttccatctcactcTATATATGCAATCtcttcaaacccaggaccctctGACTGATATCAGACACTAGATTCTAATCTCACTGCTGAGTTGAGTAAAATTAAGAAATATAAGATTTAGTATCAAGAGGTTATTCACACTGATTTGAACATAACTGTGGAGAATTTATTTTCGGTTTGCTGAAATACTTGGgttcatttgaaaaataattctATGTTTAGAGAAAATGAATAGCTACACCTGCTGTTTTTCAACTGCCAAGTAATAGAACTTAAAAGTATAGATTTTCCCAGATCTCTTTTTAAACTGACCTCCCATCATTTACAATTGATACTTAATGGCTGGCCTACTGCTCACACAACACACTTCATAAATAACTGACTTTTTTGGTAGATGGACACTTTGTCATTACAATTTCAAAGAGATGAGCGGAGTTAACAGATTTGGATGCAACTTATAACTGTATATCTTTTATATGTTGGATTTTGTGACATGATTCAAAgtacaaatgaataaagaagttGTACTACAGTTTCAAATTTGAGATTGGCATCTGCTTAGAGAATTAAGGCAGATCTGAATTGTACTGCTATCTCTTAATAATTCTCAGACCAGCTAAAACAGAATTTCTCTCAATCTAAAAGTGGTTAAATTTCAATGATAATAAATAGTCCACATGATAGTCAACATTCTGCTTACACTAAAATGATTAAAGATAAATGATAAAAACTCCTCAACCTTTGACGATGACACACAAAACTAAGctagttttaaaagaaaaaatattcaTAAGATGTGAGCAATTTTGGCTGACTAGACCAGCGTTTGTTAACcatccttgagaaggttgtggtgagtcAGCTTTTTGAACTTCTTTTGTCCTTGTAGTTTAGGCAAACCTGTAGTACCGTTAGGAAAGGTCAAGTTAGTCCTTGAGTTGGTCTTTACTACTTGATAAGTTTGAATCCAGCGATTGAATTATACTACACATATTACATGAATGTGAAGGTAAAACCACTTTGTATCAACACAAAATATATAATAAAGCTGATCTTCAATTAAGTAACAAATATGCACTTAATGTCACCTGGTCTGTCGTGGTTCTTTCCATTTATTTTAGTGGAAGCTTTTGTTGTAAGCAAGGGAAATAAAGCTGAGTACTGCAGAACCACATACCTGTTCTGGAGTTTTAATTAATTTACCTCTGCTGCAGGGAGATACTTCAAATCATTTCTACTATAGTCTACCAAAGGGCAGAATGTGCATACTATGCATGAGGTTAACGGGACAACTGGGTTTTTCTTCAGTACATGATTTATCATATTCTTACAACCGGCACATTTTATTATATTAATAGATAAATATACATATTGAAAACTTAATCTCTGATAATATTTTTATCAGTTTTCCCATGGCAACTGATGCAACCCCATCAATGGCAAGAATTGGAAAATACAcctcataaaaggaacaaaaacaagAGAGCCTAGATTTAAAATGATATGCAAAAGAAgaaagggtgatgtgagaaaaatgaaacacatggaatggactgcctgaaATGTGGAAGCAGGTTTATTTTAAGAATTCAAGATGCACTAAATAATTTTTGGATAAAAATAGTATGCAAAATGCAGGATGTTGACACAAGGTCATAATGCTTGTTTGAAAAGCtgatgcaggcacaatgggctgaatagcctgtgtTGTAAGAATTCTGTGATATAATGCAATACTATTAAAATTAGAAGAATCTATGTAGAAATTTGTAAAAGGAAAATACAGTGGATTTTAAAGTGGGATTGAATTACGTCTTCATGCCCTGATCCAATTATCTTCTGCACACTAGCCTGATGAGTAGTACCACAGGAGGTTGACTAGTTAATAAATAATTGTGACGAATGATTTAAAGTGCTGAAAGAACCACAGCAAGAGGTTCCTCTAAGGAAATAACTCTTTAAAGTTTCTATTTCTAATGACCAGGATTTAGCATTTTCATGTAGGCTTAACCAGCTGTTACCTTTAACAGTTGTGTCAGTATTATCATGTTATTTTCAAAAAGCTTTTTCTTTACAAGAGAAATGATGAAGGCCTAGTTACTAAAGATGTAGTTAAATCTGTAAGTTAGTCATtgcaaaccaaaacaaaatcttGTTCGATGATCAAAATTGATGTTATTAATTTTCACCTAGCTCTATATGAATGTCAAATATGATTAGGCAATAGTTCTTCTTTCCCTTATCCTTGATAAAATATCGCTGACATGTATTATTGTTGTCAAGCTGCTGTTGTCAAACATTTTCTTACATAGCCTTTTATAAAGAGCAGTCTCATATTTGGCAAGTAATTCCATAATTTCATAGCTATTGGTAAATAAAATATTGATATCTGCAAACCTTATATGTAAATTTCAGCTGAAAACATAAGTTACACAAATAAAGCTTTTTAAGTAAGTTGTAACCTATTGTGAAATTCTAGATATGACAACAGGCATTTCAGTAGCTccttaaaataaaatgttccactctactttcaaggaatgttataaaataaaataaaaatagagacacacaagagATACTATGAAAGATGATTAAACCAAACATTTCATCAAAAAGGTAAGTTTAATGAGTATTCTAAAAGAAGCAAGAGGGAAAGAGAAGTTTTGGCAAGTAATTCCAGCAATTAAGAATTAGGCAATGGGGCAAATTGACTACCATCTTTCTACAacttcaacaaaaaaaactttactgCTGAAAGACACTTCGAGACATCTAGAGTTGTGGTAAGgtctacataaatgcaagtcttctttCTTTCATGAGACACAGCTGCCAGTGGTGAAGTGCTGAAAATCAGCAGTGCTtaagacaccagaattggaggaaagCTCAGATCTCAGAGGGTTGTTGGGCTGAAAAATATTAGAGTCAGGGAGATGTGGAGCTATGGAGGCACTTAGGAACAAGGATATGAATTTTAAGTCAAGACATTCAGTTGACAATGACCAGCAACCAATGTAATTCTGTGAGCAGATAACTAACGGATAGGCAAACATGCTGATGTTATTCCCTTTCATTAATATCATTAAACAGTAATATATATCCTTCAgggaaatctgcaatccttacccGACCTGATGcatatgtgactgcagacccacagtgatgtgattgactcttaactgttgtctaggcaattagggaagacaataaatgctagtttAGCCAGTAATGCATgcttcccatgaacaaataaacaaaaatgagCAAAACTGTTTTAACCATTGTATTCCGTTGCAAGTCAATAGACGTAGTTTGATTATCAACATTTTTTTGGGGAGCAAGGAGAGGCCAATTTCTACAATTTGATATTACATCCATTTTAATGACTTTGCTCTGAGGTTGTGGATGCCGCTGAGTTTTATTTAATGCTTGTTCCTTCTTATCCTGAGGAGAGGGCATTGGTCCTTATCCTTGAACTAACTACTGTAGTCTCTGTACTGATAGTGGCCCTATATTAAGGTTGGGTAGGACTTTTCAGAATTTTAACAAAGTGTCACTGAGGGAACATAATCAGCTCACAATGGTATTCTTCTCAGTGATAGAGATCTGAAGCTGAGAGACACGAAAAATTGACAAGTTGTTGTAGTGCACAGTGGTAGAGGAGGTGGCTATCCAGCTCAGTGACAGCACTACGGATTAAACAGAATACTTTATATTCAATGTTGTCAAGAGTTTTCAGCATTGGTGTGGCTGAAGCCATTGGGAAGAGTGACTTGGGCTTGAAGGGGCAGTATGTGCTAAAACACCTTAGTCTTCTGTTTGATGGAGTAGCGGGCACTGTTAAGTTACTACATGATGGCTCATCTATAACATTTCTCAAAATTGTAGAGATTTCGGTAATTCCTTGCAATCTGTTAATGTGTTCATTTGTTCCCAATGCGAACTTTGACTTTACAATGTTGCATTGATTTTCATAAGTCATTTACGCTGA
Proteins encoded in this window:
- the her13 gene encoding hairy-related 13, producing MAPSCKPSKPGSLRDEGDYYTVKEDRKTRKPLIEKKRRARINESLQELRLILADTELQSKMENAEVLEMTVKRVQNILRNRNVETDRFNQEANERFAAGYIQCMHEVHTFVSNCPGIDSAVAAELLNHLLESMPLSEDHFQDLLGELMAETGSSGVWPGPDDVCHLLASPGGGIQSSPSALSPSSTASSDDLCSDLDEGDSPAAGQSPLLQEKVDNSRTESTSPVMYSKSVWRPW